The following proteins are encoded in a genomic region of Alnus glutinosa chromosome 8, dhAlnGlut1.1, whole genome shotgun sequence:
- the LOC133875783 gene encoding G-type lectin S-receptor-like serine/threonine-protein kinase SD1-13 isoform X2, producing the protein MSSRISLLFLFCLGLQFTNATVTDTIRPGQSLTTSDYIQSANGRYKLGFFSQKNSIKYHVGIRFSNASDRNVVWVANREQPFPNSSAVLTFNADGNLAICDGRLLQYLLITNVASGGNNTYARLLDTGNLILNNTALGILWQSFDHPTDTLLPGMMIKDNKTGWSLTSWKSNEDPDPGLFSLHLGSRKELIVMKGSEPYWTTPLIGQLADMFDIYGDYISYTTSNNYPSDFKRVSLSVKGELRLQTISSNSFQSSSLSGSLKCGAYAFCGEFSICSETAAEPCDCLPAFKPNTTLGCKRKTDFPCSDVVQKPGFLPISKVFLPSNPQPLQYVGNASECESACLINCDCTGYAYDQEHRCLVWEGPLLNMKQFSEDNTYKQDFYLKLARPDLILKDTNSTNATVTDTGFKNLKDIWKIVFPTASIAVVVTLGLCIYYVRRKLRRKGEDLLLLDLGMTLKANNSEHGEVQMPLFSFASVSAATDNFSYANKLGEGGFGPVYKGILLKGDGVAVKRLSKRSRQGWEELKNEAMLIAKLQHKNLVRLLGCCIERDEKILVYEYMPNKSLDLFLFDDEKRKILGWRTRVGVIEGIAQGLLYLHQYSRLRIIHRDLKPSNILLDINMNPKISDFGMARIFGGNESQANTNRIVGT; encoded by the exons ATGAGCAGTAGAATTTCCCTGCTGTTTTTGTTCTGCCTTGGTTTGCAGTTCACCAATGCTACCGTCACTGATACTATCCGACCAGGACAATCACTGACCACATCGGACTACATTCAATCTGCCAACGGAAGGTACAAACTGGgtttcttttctcaaaaaaacTCGATAAAGTATCACGTGGGAATACGGTTCTCTAATGCTTCTGACCGCAACGTAGTTTGGGTTGCAAACAGGGAGCAGCCATTCCCAAACTCCTCTGCCGTTCTTACCTTCAACGCGGATGGGAATCTTGCAATATGCGATGGCAGATTGTTGCAGTACCTTCTGATCACTAACGTCGCTTCAGGTGGCAACAATACCTATGCCAGGCTATTAGATACAGGTAATCTTATACTGAACAACACGGCCTTAGGTATTTTGTGGCAGAGCTTTGACCATCCTACAGATACTCTTTTGCCCGGAATGATGATTAAAGATAATAAGACAGGATGGTCATTAACATCATGGAAAAGCAATGAAGACCCTGATCCTGGTCTTTTCTCTCTGCATCTGGGTTCTCGGAAAGAACTAATCGTAATGAAGGGGTCTGAACCATACTGGACTACTCCACTCATTGGTCAGCTAGCTGATATGTTCGACATTTATGGGGACTACATTTCTTACACTACTAGTAATAATTATCCTTCTGATTTTAAAAGAGTGTCGTTGAGTGTAAAAGGGGAGCTTCGACTGCAGACAATATCGTCAAACAGTTTCCAATCTTCAAGTTTGTCCGGATCATTAAAGTGTGGGGCTTATGCTTTCTGCGGTGAGTTCAGCATATGCAGTGAGACAGCCGCTGAGCCATGCGACTGTTTGCCAGCATTCAAACCCAATACTACTCTAGGATGTAAGAGAAAAACAGATTTTCCGTGCAGCGATGTTGTTCAGAAACCTGGGTTTCTTCCCATTTCTAAAGTTTTTTTGCCCAGTAATCCCCAGCCGTTGCAGTACGTTGGCAACGCTTCAGAGTGCGAATCAGCTTGCTTGATAAACTGCGATTGTACCGGTTATGCTTATGATCAAGAGCATCGCTGCCTGGTATGGGAAGGTCCTCTGTTAAATATGAAACAATTCTCAGAAGATAATACATATAAACAAGACTTCTATCTGAAACTTGCTCGTCCGGACTTGATTCTCAAAG ACACAAACTCAACGAATGCAACTGTAACAGATACAGGATTTAAGAATTTGAAGGATATATGGAAAATTGTCTTTCCGACTGCATCCATCGCAGTGGTTGTTACATTGGGcctttgtatttattatgtgaGGAGAAAGCTGAGAAGGAAGG GGGAGGATTTGTTACTGTTAGATTTGGGCATGACCCTAAAGGCTAATAATTCGGAGCATGGAGAAGTCCAAATGCCCTTATTCAGTTTCGCAAGTGTTTCTGCTGCAACTGATAATTTCTCATATGCAAATAAGCTCGGTGAGGGTGGTTTTGGACCTGTTTACAAG GGAATCTTACTCAAAGGGGACGGGGTAGCTGTAAAAAGGCTTTCAAAAAGATCTAGGCAAGGTTGGGAGGAGCTAAAAAATGAAGCAATGCTCATAGCCAAGCTCCAACACAAGAATCTTGTTAGACTTTTGGGTTGCTGCATTGAACGAGATGAAAAGATACTAGTTTATGAGTATATGCCCAATAAAAGCTTGGATCTCTTCCTTTTTG ATGATGAGAAGCGCAAGATATTAGGTTGGAGGACTCGTGTTGGAGTCATTGAAGGAATTGCTCAAGgacttctttatcttcatcaatattcCAGACTAAGGATTATTCATAGGGACTTAAAGCCTAGCAATATCTTGTTGGACATCAATATGAATCCCAAGATATCAGATTTCGGAATGGCAAGAATATTTGGCGGAAATGAGTCACAAGCAAATACAAATAGGATTGTCGGCACTTA G
- the LOC133875878 gene encoding G-type lectin S-receptor-like serine/threonine-protein kinase SD1-13 isoform X2 yields MSSRISLLFLFCLGLQFTNATVNDTIRPGQSLTTSDYIQSANGRYKLGFFSQKNSIKYHVGIRFSNASDRNVVWVANREHPFPNSSAVLTFNADGNLAISDGRLLQYLLITNVASGGNNTYARLLDTGNLILNNTALGVLWQSFDHPTDTILPGMMIKDDKRGWSLTSWKSNEDPAPGLFSLHLGSRKELIVMKGSEPYWTTPLIGQLADMFDIYGDYISYTTSNNYPSEFKRVSLSVNGELRLQTISSNSFQSSSLSGSLKCGAYAFCGEFSICSETAAEPCDCLPAFKPNTTQGCKRKTDFPCSDVVQKPGFLPISKVFLPSNPQPLPYVGNASECESVCLENCNCTGYSYDQEHRCLVWEGPLLNMKKFSEDNTYKQDFHLKLAGPDLILQDTGFKNLKDIWKIVFPTVSIAVAVSLGLCIYYLRRKLRRKGEDLLLLDLGMTLKANNSEHGEVQIPLFSFASVSAATDNFSYANKLGEGGFGPVYKGILLKGDGVAVKRLSKRSRQGWEELKNEAMLIAKLQHKNLVRLLGYCIERDEKILVYEYMPNKSLDLFLFDDEKRKILGWRTRVGVIEGIAQGLLYLHQYSRLRIIHRDLKPSNILLDIDMNPKISDFGMARIFGGNESQANTNRIAGTYGYMSPEYALEGLFSIKSDVFSFGVLLLEIVSGRKNTGFYQTDCFHLIGYAWELWTSDRGSDLVDPLLDDISSMQMVLRYVNIALLCLQESADDRPTMSDIVAMLNNESGILPYPKEPAFLNMRSMLKANPINSRMIEIYSVSGATVSIMEGR; encoded by the exons ATGAGCAGTAGAATTTCCCTGCTGTTTTTGTTCTGCCTTGGCTTGCAGTTCACCAATGCTACCGTCAATGATACTATCCGACCAGGACAATCACTGACCACATCGGACTACATTCAATCTGCCAACGGAAGGTACAAACTGGgtttcttttctcaaaaaaacTCGATAAAGTATCACGTGGGAATACGGTTCTCTAATGCTTCTGACCGCAACGTAGTTTGGGTTGCAAACAGGGAGCACCCATTCCCAAACTCCTCTGCCGTTCTTACCTTCAACGCGGATGGGAATCTTGCAATATCCGATGGCAGATTGTTGCAGTACCTTCTGATCACTAACGTCGCTTCAGGTGGCAACAATACCTATGCCAGGCTATTAGATACAGGTAATCTTATACTAAACAACACGGCCTTAGGTGTTTTGTGGCAAAGCTTTGACCATCCTACAGATACTATTTTGCCCGGAATGATGATTAAAGATGATAAGAGAGGATGGTCATTAACATCATGGAAAAGCAATGAAGACCCTGCTCCTGGTCTTTTCTCTCTGCATCTGGGTTCTCGGAAAGAACTAATCGTAATGAAGGGGTCTGAACCATACTGGACTACTCCACTCATTGGTCAGCTAGCTGATATGTTCGACATTTATGGGGACTACATTTCTTACACTACTAGTAATAATTATCCTTCTGAATTTAAAAGAGTGTCGTTGAGTGTAAACGGGGAGCTTCGACTGCAGACAATATCGTCAAACAGTTTCCAATCTTCGAGTTTGTCCGGATCATTAAAGTGTGGGGCTTATGCTTTCTGCGGTGAATTCAGCATATGCAGTGAGACAGCCGCTGAGCCATGCGACTGTTTGCCAGCATTCAAACCCAATACTACTCAAGGATGTAAGAGAAAAACAGATTTTCCGTGCAGCGATGTTGTTCAGAAACCTGGGTTTCTTCCCATTTCTAAAGTTTTTTTGCCCAGTAATCCCCAGCCGTTGCCGTACGTTGGCAATGCTTCAGAGTGCGAATCAGTTTGCTTGGAAAACTGCAATTGTACCGGTTATTCTTATGATCAAGAGCATCGCTGCCTGGTATGGGAAGGTCCTCtgttaaatatgaaaaaattctCAGAAGATAATACATATAAACAAGACTTCCATCTGAAACTTGCTGGTCCGGACTTGATTCTCCAAG ATACAGGATTTAAGAATTTGAAGGATATATGGAAAATTGTCTTTCCGACTGTATCCATCGCAGTGGCTGTTTCATTGGgcctttgtatttattatttgagGAGAAAGCTGAGAAGGAAGG GGGAGGATTTGTTACTGTTAGATTTGGGCATGACCCTAAAGGCTAATAATTCGGAGCATGGAGAAGTTCAAATTCCCTTATTCAGTTTTGCAAGTGTTTCTGCTGCAACTGATAATTTCTCATATGCAAATAAGCTCGGAGAGGGTGGTTTTGGACCTGTTTACAAG GGAATCTTACTCAAAGGGGACGGGGTAGCTGTAAAAAGGCTTTCAAAAAGATCTAGGCAAGGTTGGGAGGAGCTAAAAAATGAAGCAATGCTCATAGCCAAGCTCCAACACAAGAATCTTGTTAGACTTTTGGGCTATTGCATTGAACGAGATGAAAAGATACTAGTTTATGAGTATATGCCCAATAAGAGCTTGGATCTCTTCCTTTTTG ATGATGAGAAGCGCAAGATATTAGGTTGGAGGACTCGCGTTGGAGTCATTGAAGGAATTGCTCAAGgacttctttatcttcatcaatattcCAGACTAAGGATTATTCATAGGGACTTGAAGCCTAGCAATATCTTGTTGGACATCGATATGAATCCCAAGATATCAGATTTCGGAATGGCACGAATATTTGGAGGAAATGAGTCACAAGCAAATACAAATAGGATTGCCGGCACTTA TGGTTATATGTCTCCTGAATATGCTTTGGAAGGCCTCTTTTCAATCAAATCCGATGTCTTTAGTTTTGGCGTCTTATTGTTAGAGATTGTGAGTGGCAGGAAGAATACTGGTTTCTATCAAACTGACTGTTTCCATCTTATTGGATAT GCATGGGAATTATGGACAAGTGATAGAGGATCAGACTTGGTGGATCCACTACTTGATGATATATCCTCCATGCAGATGGTATTGAGATATGTTAACATAGCTCTCCTATGTCTTCAAGAAAGTGCAGATGATAGACCTACCATGTCTGACATTGTCGCCATGCTTAACAATGAAAGTGGAATTCTACCTTATCCCAAGGAACCTGCTTTCTTAAATATGAGAAGTATGTTGAAGGCAAACCCAATTAATAGCAGAATGATAGAAATCTATTCTGTGAGCGGTGCAACAGTTTCAATTATGGAAGGCCGGTAA
- the LOC133875783 gene encoding G-type lectin S-receptor-like serine/threonine-protein kinase SD1-13 isoform X1, whose translation MSSRISLLFLFCLGLQFTNATVTDTIRPGQSLTTSDYIQSANGRYKLGFFSQKNSIKYHVGIRFSNASDRNVVWVANREQPFPNSSAVLTFNADGNLAICDGRLLQYLLITNVASGGNNTYARLLDTGNLILNNTALGILWQSFDHPTDTLLPGMMIKDNKTGWSLTSWKSNEDPDPGLFSLHLGSRKELIVMKGSEPYWTTPLIGQLADMFDIYGDYISYTTSNNYPSDFKRVSLSVKGELRLQTISSNSFQSSSLSGSLKCGAYAFCGEFSICSETAAEPCDCLPAFKPNTTLGCKRKTDFPCSDVVQKPGFLPISKVFLPSNPQPLQYVGNASECESACLINCDCTGYAYDQEHRCLVWEGPLLNMKQFSEDNTYKQDFYLKLARPDLILKDTNSTNATVTDTGFKNLKDIWKIVFPTASIAVVVTLGLCIYYVRRKLRRKGEDLLLLDLGMTLKANNSEHGEVQMPLFSFASVSAATDNFSYANKLGEGGFGPVYKGILLKGDGVAVKRLSKRSRQGWEELKNEAMLIAKLQHKNLVRLLGCCIERDEKILVYEYMPNKSLDLFLFDDEKRKILGWRTRVGVIEGIAQGLLYLHQYSRLRIIHRDLKPSNILLDINMNPKISDFGMARIFGGNESQANTNRIVGTYGYMSPEYALEGLFSIKSDIFSFGVILLEIVSGRKNTGFYQTDCFHLIGYAWELWTSDRGSYLVDPLLDDISSTQMVLRYVNIALLCLQESADDRPTMSDIVAMLNNESGVLPYPKEPAFLNMRSMLKANPINSSMIEIYSVSGATISIMEGR comes from the exons ATGAGCAGTAGAATTTCCCTGCTGTTTTTGTTCTGCCTTGGTTTGCAGTTCACCAATGCTACCGTCACTGATACTATCCGACCAGGACAATCACTGACCACATCGGACTACATTCAATCTGCCAACGGAAGGTACAAACTGGgtttcttttctcaaaaaaacTCGATAAAGTATCACGTGGGAATACGGTTCTCTAATGCTTCTGACCGCAACGTAGTTTGGGTTGCAAACAGGGAGCAGCCATTCCCAAACTCCTCTGCCGTTCTTACCTTCAACGCGGATGGGAATCTTGCAATATGCGATGGCAGATTGTTGCAGTACCTTCTGATCACTAACGTCGCTTCAGGTGGCAACAATACCTATGCCAGGCTATTAGATACAGGTAATCTTATACTGAACAACACGGCCTTAGGTATTTTGTGGCAGAGCTTTGACCATCCTACAGATACTCTTTTGCCCGGAATGATGATTAAAGATAATAAGACAGGATGGTCATTAACATCATGGAAAAGCAATGAAGACCCTGATCCTGGTCTTTTCTCTCTGCATCTGGGTTCTCGGAAAGAACTAATCGTAATGAAGGGGTCTGAACCATACTGGACTACTCCACTCATTGGTCAGCTAGCTGATATGTTCGACATTTATGGGGACTACATTTCTTACACTACTAGTAATAATTATCCTTCTGATTTTAAAAGAGTGTCGTTGAGTGTAAAAGGGGAGCTTCGACTGCAGACAATATCGTCAAACAGTTTCCAATCTTCAAGTTTGTCCGGATCATTAAAGTGTGGGGCTTATGCTTTCTGCGGTGAGTTCAGCATATGCAGTGAGACAGCCGCTGAGCCATGCGACTGTTTGCCAGCATTCAAACCCAATACTACTCTAGGATGTAAGAGAAAAACAGATTTTCCGTGCAGCGATGTTGTTCAGAAACCTGGGTTTCTTCCCATTTCTAAAGTTTTTTTGCCCAGTAATCCCCAGCCGTTGCAGTACGTTGGCAACGCTTCAGAGTGCGAATCAGCTTGCTTGATAAACTGCGATTGTACCGGTTATGCTTATGATCAAGAGCATCGCTGCCTGGTATGGGAAGGTCCTCTGTTAAATATGAAACAATTCTCAGAAGATAATACATATAAACAAGACTTCTATCTGAAACTTGCTCGTCCGGACTTGATTCTCAAAG ACACAAACTCAACGAATGCAACTGTAACAGATACAGGATTTAAGAATTTGAAGGATATATGGAAAATTGTCTTTCCGACTGCATCCATCGCAGTGGTTGTTACATTGGGcctttgtatttattatgtgaGGAGAAAGCTGAGAAGGAAGG GGGAGGATTTGTTACTGTTAGATTTGGGCATGACCCTAAAGGCTAATAATTCGGAGCATGGAGAAGTCCAAATGCCCTTATTCAGTTTCGCAAGTGTTTCTGCTGCAACTGATAATTTCTCATATGCAAATAAGCTCGGTGAGGGTGGTTTTGGACCTGTTTACAAG GGAATCTTACTCAAAGGGGACGGGGTAGCTGTAAAAAGGCTTTCAAAAAGATCTAGGCAAGGTTGGGAGGAGCTAAAAAATGAAGCAATGCTCATAGCCAAGCTCCAACACAAGAATCTTGTTAGACTTTTGGGTTGCTGCATTGAACGAGATGAAAAGATACTAGTTTATGAGTATATGCCCAATAAAAGCTTGGATCTCTTCCTTTTTG ATGATGAGAAGCGCAAGATATTAGGTTGGAGGACTCGTGTTGGAGTCATTGAAGGAATTGCTCAAGgacttctttatcttcatcaatattcCAGACTAAGGATTATTCATAGGGACTTAAAGCCTAGCAATATCTTGTTGGACATCAATATGAATCCCAAGATATCAGATTTCGGAATGGCAAGAATATTTGGCGGAAATGAGTCACAAGCAAATACAAATAGGATTGTCGGCACTTA TGGTTATATGTCCCCTGAATATGCTTTGGAAGGCCTCTTTTCAATCAAATCCgatatttttagttttggcgTCATATTGTTAGAGATTGTGAGTGGCAGGAAGAATACTGGTTTTTATCAAACTGACTGTTTCCATCTTATTGGATAT GCATGGGAATTATGGACAAGTGATAGGGGATCATACTTGGTGGATCCACTACTTGATGATATATCCTCTACGCAGATGGTATTGAGATATGTTAACATAGCTCTCCTATGTCTTCAAGAAAGTGCAGATGATAGACCTACCATGTCTGACATTGTCGCCATGCTTAACAATGAAAGTGGAGTTCTACCTTATCCCAAGGAACCTGCTTTCTTAAATATGAGAAGTATGTTGAAGGCAAACCCAATTAATAGCAGCATGATAGAAATCTATTCTGTGAGCGGTGCAACAATTTCAATTATGGAAGGCCGGTAA
- the LOC133875878 gene encoding G-type lectin S-receptor-like serine/threonine-protein kinase SD1-13 isoform X1, translating into MSSRISLLFLFCLGLQFTNATVNDTIRPGQSLTTSDYIQSANGRYKLGFFSQKNSIKYHVGIRFSNASDRNVVWVANREHPFPNSSAVLTFNADGNLAISDGRLLQYLLITNVASGGNNTYARLLDTGNLILNNTALGVLWQSFDHPTDTILPGMMIKDDKRGWSLTSWKSNEDPAPGLFSLHLGSRKELIVMKGSEPYWTTPLIGQLADMFDIYGDYISYTTSNNYPSEFKRVSLSVNGELRLQTISSNSFQSSSLSGSLKCGAYAFCGEFSICSETAAEPCDCLPAFKPNTTQGCKRKTDFPCSDVVQKPGFLPISKVFLPSNPQPLPYVGNASECESVCLENCNCTGYSYDQEHRCLVWEGPLLNMKKFSEDNTYKQDFHLKLAGPDLILQDTNSTNATVTDTGFKNLKDIWKIVFPTVSIAVAVSLGLCIYYLRRKLRRKGEDLLLLDLGMTLKANNSEHGEVQIPLFSFASVSAATDNFSYANKLGEGGFGPVYKGILLKGDGVAVKRLSKRSRQGWEELKNEAMLIAKLQHKNLVRLLGYCIERDEKILVYEYMPNKSLDLFLFDDEKRKILGWRTRVGVIEGIAQGLLYLHQYSRLRIIHRDLKPSNILLDIDMNPKISDFGMARIFGGNESQANTNRIAGTYGYMSPEYALEGLFSIKSDVFSFGVLLLEIVSGRKNTGFYQTDCFHLIGYAWELWTSDRGSDLVDPLLDDISSMQMVLRYVNIALLCLQESADDRPTMSDIVAMLNNESGILPYPKEPAFLNMRSMLKANPINSRMIEIYSVSGATVSIMEGR; encoded by the exons ATGAGCAGTAGAATTTCCCTGCTGTTTTTGTTCTGCCTTGGCTTGCAGTTCACCAATGCTACCGTCAATGATACTATCCGACCAGGACAATCACTGACCACATCGGACTACATTCAATCTGCCAACGGAAGGTACAAACTGGgtttcttttctcaaaaaaacTCGATAAAGTATCACGTGGGAATACGGTTCTCTAATGCTTCTGACCGCAACGTAGTTTGGGTTGCAAACAGGGAGCACCCATTCCCAAACTCCTCTGCCGTTCTTACCTTCAACGCGGATGGGAATCTTGCAATATCCGATGGCAGATTGTTGCAGTACCTTCTGATCACTAACGTCGCTTCAGGTGGCAACAATACCTATGCCAGGCTATTAGATACAGGTAATCTTATACTAAACAACACGGCCTTAGGTGTTTTGTGGCAAAGCTTTGACCATCCTACAGATACTATTTTGCCCGGAATGATGATTAAAGATGATAAGAGAGGATGGTCATTAACATCATGGAAAAGCAATGAAGACCCTGCTCCTGGTCTTTTCTCTCTGCATCTGGGTTCTCGGAAAGAACTAATCGTAATGAAGGGGTCTGAACCATACTGGACTACTCCACTCATTGGTCAGCTAGCTGATATGTTCGACATTTATGGGGACTACATTTCTTACACTACTAGTAATAATTATCCTTCTGAATTTAAAAGAGTGTCGTTGAGTGTAAACGGGGAGCTTCGACTGCAGACAATATCGTCAAACAGTTTCCAATCTTCGAGTTTGTCCGGATCATTAAAGTGTGGGGCTTATGCTTTCTGCGGTGAATTCAGCATATGCAGTGAGACAGCCGCTGAGCCATGCGACTGTTTGCCAGCATTCAAACCCAATACTACTCAAGGATGTAAGAGAAAAACAGATTTTCCGTGCAGCGATGTTGTTCAGAAACCTGGGTTTCTTCCCATTTCTAAAGTTTTTTTGCCCAGTAATCCCCAGCCGTTGCCGTACGTTGGCAATGCTTCAGAGTGCGAATCAGTTTGCTTGGAAAACTGCAATTGTACCGGTTATTCTTATGATCAAGAGCATCGCTGCCTGGTATGGGAAGGTCCTCtgttaaatatgaaaaaattctCAGAAGATAATACATATAAACAAGACTTCCATCTGAAACTTGCTGGTCCGGACTTGATTCTCCAAG ACACAAACTCAACGAATGCAACTGTAACAGATACAGGATTTAAGAATTTGAAGGATATATGGAAAATTGTCTTTCCGACTGTATCCATCGCAGTGGCTGTTTCATTGGgcctttgtatttattatttgagGAGAAAGCTGAGAAGGAAGG GGGAGGATTTGTTACTGTTAGATTTGGGCATGACCCTAAAGGCTAATAATTCGGAGCATGGAGAAGTTCAAATTCCCTTATTCAGTTTTGCAAGTGTTTCTGCTGCAACTGATAATTTCTCATATGCAAATAAGCTCGGAGAGGGTGGTTTTGGACCTGTTTACAAG GGAATCTTACTCAAAGGGGACGGGGTAGCTGTAAAAAGGCTTTCAAAAAGATCTAGGCAAGGTTGGGAGGAGCTAAAAAATGAAGCAATGCTCATAGCCAAGCTCCAACACAAGAATCTTGTTAGACTTTTGGGCTATTGCATTGAACGAGATGAAAAGATACTAGTTTATGAGTATATGCCCAATAAGAGCTTGGATCTCTTCCTTTTTG ATGATGAGAAGCGCAAGATATTAGGTTGGAGGACTCGCGTTGGAGTCATTGAAGGAATTGCTCAAGgacttctttatcttcatcaatattcCAGACTAAGGATTATTCATAGGGACTTGAAGCCTAGCAATATCTTGTTGGACATCGATATGAATCCCAAGATATCAGATTTCGGAATGGCACGAATATTTGGAGGAAATGAGTCACAAGCAAATACAAATAGGATTGCCGGCACTTA TGGTTATATGTCTCCTGAATATGCTTTGGAAGGCCTCTTTTCAATCAAATCCGATGTCTTTAGTTTTGGCGTCTTATTGTTAGAGATTGTGAGTGGCAGGAAGAATACTGGTTTCTATCAAACTGACTGTTTCCATCTTATTGGATAT GCATGGGAATTATGGACAAGTGATAGAGGATCAGACTTGGTGGATCCACTACTTGATGATATATCCTCCATGCAGATGGTATTGAGATATGTTAACATAGCTCTCCTATGTCTTCAAGAAAGTGCAGATGATAGACCTACCATGTCTGACATTGTCGCCATGCTTAACAATGAAAGTGGAATTCTACCTTATCCCAAGGAACCTGCTTTCTTAAATATGAGAAGTATGTTGAAGGCAAACCCAATTAATAGCAGAATGATAGAAATCTATTCTGTGAGCGGTGCAACAGTTTCAATTATGGAAGGCCGGTAA